A window of Mycobacteriales bacterium genomic DNA:
GCCCGCCGGGGATCCGGATCCGGAGCATGAAGAAGGGCGCCTCGAGGTCCTCCGGCTCGAGGATGGCGGTGCGGCCGCCGTCGATACCTTCCCGGCGCTGGGTGTACAGGCCGTACCAGCGGAACCGCCCGCGCAGGTCGCTCGGATCGATCGAGTCGAAGCCGCCGACCGAGTACCGGTTGAGGATCCGGTCCCGGACCAGCAGGCCGTCGTTGTCGCGTTTCATCCGCTCGTTTGGATTGAGCGGTTCCAGGTGACCGAGCGCCCATTGCCCCTGGCCACCGCGGGGGGCTGGCATGTCGAATGTCCTTCCGGCCGTGGCGCGCATTGGCGCCGGCGGGATCGCAGTTCGGAGTGGGGCGGGGATCAGCCGCAACAGACCGCGCTGGCGACCCGGACCAGATCGACATGCCGGCGTGCGGTGAGCACGCTGCGGCGAGCGACGTCGGGGGCGGCGGTCATGCGGACAGTGTCGCACAATGCTTGCCCCGTTGCCTCACGTCAATAGGTCCGGCAAGCTCGGGTCGTTGCGTCATCCGGAAAGGTCCGCCTGACACGCGGGGGTGACGGGGGGCTTGTGGGCGGGTTGTCCCTTGGCGGTGGCCAGGGTCAGGAGCTCGTCGGCGA
This region includes:
- a CDS encoding putative leader peptide; the encoded protein is MTAAPDVARRSVLTARRHVDLVRVASAVCCG